A window from Pangasianodon hypophthalmus isolate fPanHyp1 chromosome 4, fPanHyp1.pri, whole genome shotgun sequence encodes these proteins:
- the zgc:66427 gene encoding E3 ubiquitin-protein ligase ZNRF1 isoform X1, protein MGTRSSRLQEESVCGPLEKDGGVKREPFRRIRSSRPSSLALDFSSSFDRDSDAKQSRSEEGSDSDTGHRVPPTDSDNGTGRTIEPEIDNDDNSPGSPERFSSQEPAGSVALRASAERLAGARRHSSGRNSTARSARVRTARPVSEAWIGLYRVRHSTVLCPFCTRTFPGGRIEEHLLTCLTSPPLPYNTDVLSKDSGECSICLEELLLGDTIARLACLCVYHKKCIDSWSSVKPCCPEHPFN, encoded by the exons ATGGGGACCAGATCGAGTCGGTTACAAGAGGAATCGGTGTGCGGACCGCTGGAGAAGGACGGCGGCGTAAAGCGAGAGCCTTTTCGGCGGATCCGCAGCTCCAGGCCCAGCAGCCTCGCGCTCGATTTCTCCTCCAGCTTTGACCGCGATTCAGACGCGAAACAGAGCCGCAGCGAAGAAGGCAGTGACTCGGACACCGGCCACCGCGTTCCCCCGACGGACAGCGATAACGGTACCGGCCGCACTATTGAACCGGAGATCGATAACGATGACAACAGTCCCGGAAGCCCCGAGCGCTTCTCCTCACAGGAACCAGCGGGCAGTGTCGCGCTTCGGGCCTCAGCTGAGCGACTAGCCGGTGCACGGAGACACTCGTCCGGGCGGAACAGCACTGCGAGATCGGCGCGGGTCCGGACCGCCAGACCAGTTTCAGAGGCGTGGATAGGGCTATACAGAGTCAGACACAGCA caGTGCTATGTCCGTTCTGCACCAGGACGTTCCCCGGAGGTCGTATCGAGGAGCACcttctcacctgtctcacctctccACCTCTGCCTTATAACa CTGATGTTTTGAGTAAAGACAGTGGAGAGTGTTCCATTTGCCTGGAGGAGCTGCTGCTGGGGGACACCATCGCTCGCCTCGCCTGTCTCTGTGTCTACCACAAAAA GTGTATTGACTCATGGAGCTCAGTGAAGCCCTGCTGCCCTGAGCATCCTTTCAACTGA
- the zgc:66427 gene encoding E3 ubiquitin-protein ligase ZNRF1 isoform X2, producing MGTRSSRLQEESVCGPLEKDGGVKREPFRRIRSSRPSSLALDFSSSFDRDSDAKQSRSEEGSDSDTGHRVPPTDSDNGTGRTIEPEIDNDDNSPGSPERFSSQEPAGSVALRASAERLAGARRHSSGRNSTARSARVRTARPVSEAWIGLYRVRHSMLCPFCTRTFPGGRIEEHLLTCLTSPPLPYNTDVLSKDSGECSICLEELLLGDTIARLACLCVYHKKCIDSWSSVKPCCPEHPFN from the exons ATGGGGACCAGATCGAGTCGGTTACAAGAGGAATCGGTGTGCGGACCGCTGGAGAAGGACGGCGGCGTAAAGCGAGAGCCTTTTCGGCGGATCCGCAGCTCCAGGCCCAGCAGCCTCGCGCTCGATTTCTCCTCCAGCTTTGACCGCGATTCAGACGCGAAACAGAGCCGCAGCGAAGAAGGCAGTGACTCGGACACCGGCCACCGCGTTCCCCCGACGGACAGCGATAACGGTACCGGCCGCACTATTGAACCGGAGATCGATAACGATGACAACAGTCCCGGAAGCCCCGAGCGCTTCTCCTCACAGGAACCAGCGGGCAGTGTCGCGCTTCGGGCCTCAGCTGAGCGACTAGCCGGTGCACGGAGACACTCGTCCGGGCGGAACAGCACTGCGAGATCGGCGCGGGTCCGGACCGCCAGACCAGTTTCAGAGGCGTGGATAGGGCTATACAGAGTCAGACACAGCA TGCTATGTCCGTTCTGCACCAGGACGTTCCCCGGAGGTCGTATCGAGGAGCACcttctcacctgtctcacctctccACCTCTGCCTTATAACa CTGATGTTTTGAGTAAAGACAGTGGAGAGTGTTCCATTTGCCTGGAGGAGCTGCTGCTGGGGGACACCATCGCTCGCCTCGCCTGTCTCTGTGTCTACCACAAAAA GTGTATTGACTCATGGAGCTCAGTGAAGCCCTGCTGCCCTGAGCATCCTTTCAACTGA